The segment GTGTCACTTTCGCTTTGGCAGCAATGTCTTGCCCGATTGCAGGATGAACTACCTGCCACAGAATTCAGTATGTGGATACGCCCTCTTCAAGCTGAATTAAACGATAATACACTGGCCCTGTATGCCCCGAATCGTTTCGTCCTTGATTGGGTGAGAGATAAGTACATCAATAATATCAATGAATTATTGAATGACTTTTGCGGTTCTGATGCCCCTGCTCTACACTTTGAAGTAGGCAACAAACCGATGACCATCGCGCCGGTGAGCCCTCAAGTACGCACTAATAATGAAATGCCTGCGTTCGCCGCACCATCTGCACCAGTAAAACCAAGTTGGGATAACTCAACTAAAGTTCAACCAGACGTGTCATACCGTTCGAATGTGAACCCAAAACACACGTTTGATAACTTCGTTGAAGGTAAATCAAACCAACTGGCTCGTGCGGCAGCGAGGCAAGTTGCTGAAAACCCTGGCGGCGCATATAACCCACTGTTCCTTTATGGTGGAACGGGTTTAGGTAAAACACACTTATTACACGCCGTGGGTAATAGCATTATGCAGCACAAGGCCAACGCCCGCGTGGTCTATATGCATTCTGAACGATTTGTACAAGATATGGTCAAAGCATTGCAGAATAACGCCATTGAAGAATTCAAACGTTATTACCGTTCTGTTGATGCCTTACTGATTGATGATATTCAATTTTTTGCCAACAAAGAGCGTTCACAAGAAGAATTTTTCCATACATTCAACGCCCTGCTTGAAGGCAATCAACAAATTATTTTAACCTCCGACCGTTATCCAAAAGAGATCAACGGCGTGGAAGATAGATTAAAGTCCCGTTTCGGCTGGGGTTTGACCGTTGCGATTGAACCACCCGAGTTAGAAACCCGTGTGGCTATTTTGATGAAAAAAGCCGATGAGAACGAAATCCAACTGCCCGGTGAAGTGGCATTTTTCATCGCAAAACGCTTACGTTCTAATGTGCGTGAGTTAGAAGGTGCATTAAACCGCGTTATTGCTAACGCGAATTTTACCGGTCGCGCTATCACTATCGATTTTGTTCGAGAAGCGTTACGTGACCTATTAGCACTGCAAGAAAAGCTGGTAACTATTGATAATATTCAGAAAACTGTTGCTGAGTACTATAAAATCAAAGTCGCTGATTTACTTTCTAAACGTCGTTCTCGTTCTGTCGCTCGTCCGCGTCAGATGGCAATGGCACTGGCGAAAGAGCTGACAAACCATAGTTTACCTGAAATCGGGGATGCTTTTGGCGGTCGTGACCACACCACTGTGTTGCACGCTTGTCGTAAAATTGAACAATTACGAGAAGAAAGCCATGACATCAAAGAAGATTTTTCAAATCTAATCAGAACATTATCATCTTAATTGCTATGAAATTTATTATAGAACGCGAGCAGTTATTAAAACCGTTACAACAGGTTAGTGGCCCTTTAGGTGGACGTCCAACGTTGCCTATTTTAGGAAACCTTTTACTTCACGTAAAAGAAGGTGCCCTGCAACTGACGGGAACCGACCTAGAAATGGAGATGATGGCCAATGTTCCGCTCACTCGTGAGCATGAAATTGGTGCCACCACGGTGCCTGCGCGCAAGTTTTTTGATATTTGGCGTGGTTTACCGGAAGGTTCTGAAATCCAAGTCGAGCTTAATGATGACCGACTGCTTGTCCGCTCTGGGCGCAGCCGTTTCTCATTATCTACTTTACCTGCTGCTGACTTCCCGAACTTAGATGACTGGCAAAGCGAAGTCGAATTTTCTCTGCCTCAATCCATACTGAAACGTTTAATTGAAGCGACCCAGTTTTCAATGGCACACCAAGACGTTCGTTATTACCTGAACGGCATGCTGTTTGAAACTGAAGGGCAAATGCTGAGAACTGTCTCCACAGATGGTCACCGCCTTGCAGTTTGCTCAATGGATATTGGTCAAGAATTGCCATCACATTCTGTGATCGTACCTCGCAAAGGTGTCATGGAATTGATGCGCCTACTCGATGGCGGCGACGCATTATTGCAGCTACAAATTGGTAGCAACAATATTCGCGCCCATGTTGGCGACTTTATCTTTACCTCTAAACTCGTTGACGGTCGTTTCCCTGACTACCGCCGCGTTCTGCCAAAGAATCCAGATAAAACCTTAGAAGCTCGCTGTGATTTGCTCAAACAAGCTTTCTCACGCGCAGCAATTTTATCTAACGAAAAATTCCGTGGCGTACGCTTATTCTTCAGTGAAAACCAATTACGCATTACGGCGAATAACCCTGAGCAAGAAGAAGCGGAAGAAATTGTTGATGTTAATTACCAAGGTGGTGAGATGGAAATTGGCTTTAACGTCAGTTACATCCTCGACGTCTTGAACGCGCTGAAAAGCGAAAATGTCACACTGTTTTTAACGGATGCCGTTTCTAGCGTACAAATTGAAGACTCAGCAAGCCGCTCTGCGGTATATGTTGTTATGCCAATGCGTTTGTAATCAGTCCGTATGATCCTTTCGCGTTTATTGATCCGCGATTTTCGTAACATAGAAGACGCCGATCTCTCCCTTGCAACTGGGTTCAATTTTTTAATTGGGCCTAATGGGAGTGGCAAAACCAGTGTACTGGAAGCAATTTATACACTTGGACATGGACGGGCCTTTCGCAGCATTCAGGCGAACAGAGTTATCCGTCATGACCA is part of the Providencia zhijiangensis genome and harbors:
- the dnaA gene encoding chromosomal replication initiator protein DnaA; the protein is MSLSLWQQCLARLQDELPATEFSMWIRPLQAELNDNTLALYAPNRFVLDWVRDKYINNINELLNDFCGSDAPALHFEVGNKPMTIAPVSPQVRTNNEMPAFAAPSAPVKPSWDNSTKVQPDVSYRSNVNPKHTFDNFVEGKSNQLARAAARQVAENPGGAYNPLFLYGGTGLGKTHLLHAVGNSIMQHKANARVVYMHSERFVQDMVKALQNNAIEEFKRYYRSVDALLIDDIQFFANKERSQEEFFHTFNALLEGNQQIILTSDRYPKEINGVEDRLKSRFGWGLTVAIEPPELETRVAILMKKADENEIQLPGEVAFFIAKRLRSNVRELEGALNRVIANANFTGRAITIDFVREALRDLLALQEKLVTIDNIQKTVAEYYKIKVADLLSKRRSRSVARPRQMAMALAKELTNHSLPEIGDAFGGRDHTTVLHACRKIEQLREESHDIKEDFSNLIRTLSS
- the dnaN gene encoding DNA polymerase III subunit beta, whose protein sequence is MKFIIEREQLLKPLQQVSGPLGGRPTLPILGNLLLHVKEGALQLTGTDLEMEMMANVPLTREHEIGATTVPARKFFDIWRGLPEGSEIQVELNDDRLLVRSGRSRFSLSTLPAADFPNLDDWQSEVEFSLPQSILKRLIEATQFSMAHQDVRYYLNGMLFETEGQMLRTVSTDGHRLAVCSMDIGQELPSHSVIVPRKGVMELMRLLDGGDALLQLQIGSNNIRAHVGDFIFTSKLVDGRFPDYRRVLPKNPDKTLEARCDLLKQAFSRAAILSNEKFRGVRLFFSENQLRITANNPEQEEAEEIVDVNYQGGEMEIGFNVSYILDVLNALKSENVTLFLTDAVSSVQIEDSASRSAVYVVMPMRL